The following are encoded together in the Humulus lupulus chromosome 5, drHumLupu1.1, whole genome shotgun sequence genome:
- the LOC133833842 gene encoding BRAP2 RING ZnF UBP domain-containing protein 2-like has translation MTYTDFCQFCGSFIDHILEMRIVRIYGMKDRYSILIRLGSQDSADRFFKHFNFSQFSSLQEEVCRVYFTENVHYRTGSIEHSQESPASSTDQPTCVVGLGMFFYF, from the exons ATGACATATACAGATTTTTGCCAGTTCTGTGGTTCTTTTATAGATCATATTTTGGAAATGCGGATTGTCAG AATTTATGGTATGAAGGATCGTTATAGCATTTTGATTAGGCTTGGTAGTCAAGATTCTGCTGATAGATTTTTCAAGCACTTCAATTTTAGCCAATTTTCATCTCTACAG GAGGAGGTTTGTCGTGTGTATTTCACGGAGAATGTGCATTACCGTACTGGTTCAATTGAACATTCACAGGAGTCTCCGGCAAGCTCAACTGATCAACCCACTTGCGTGGTTGGTCTTGGTATGTTTTTCTATTTTTAG